In Amycolatopsis sp. EV170708-02-1, the following are encoded in one genomic region:
- a CDS encoding trans-aconitate 2-methyltransferase, translating into MRALPQALPEGPVFVPCCGTFPELDVLTGHLPGREIVGIDLSAGMAARARNRASGNALVRVVEGDASELDPGSAAAIVSVFGLQQLPEPDAALRSWCGALRPGGVLSVVYWPHSTEPGGAFTVLSDVLRKHVPAGDRSWEERLVPALDGATIDRDQPLSFPMTHPDADTFFTAHTRSGPMRPLADARGEEFIAVLREEFLRRAPEGEWRHRPSARHIVARA; encoded by the coding sequence GTGCGCGCCCTCCCCCAGGCTCTGCCCGAGGGTCCCGTCTTCGTCCCCTGCTGTGGCACCTTCCCAGAGCTCGACGTGCTCACCGGGCACCTGCCCGGCCGCGAGATCGTCGGCATCGATCTGTCCGCGGGCATGGCCGCGAGGGCCAGAAACCGGGCCTCGGGCAACGCGCTCGTCCGCGTCGTCGAGGGCGACGCTTCGGAGCTCGACCCGGGCTCGGCCGCCGCGATCGTCTCGGTCTTCGGCCTCCAGCAACTGCCCGAACCCGACGCCGCGCTCCGGTCCTGGTGCGGCGCGCTGCGCCCCGGCGGAGTGCTTTCGGTCGTCTACTGGCCGCACAGCACCGAACCGGGCGGGGCGTTCACGGTGCTGTCCGACGTACTCCGGAAACACGTCCCGGCCGGTGATCGCTCTTGGGAGGAACGGCTCGTTCCCGCGCTGGACGGCGCCACGATCGACCGGGACCAGCCCTTGTCGTTCCCGATGACCCACCCCGACGCCGACACGTTCTTCACCGCGCACACCCGCTCGGGGCCGATGCGGCCGCTGGCGGACGCGCGCGGTGAAGAGTTCATCGCCGTGCTGCGCGAGGAATTCCTGCGAAGGGCGCCGGAAGGGGAATGGCGGCACCGTCCGTCTGCCCGGCATATCGTGGCGCGGGCGTGA
- the dcd gene encoding dCTP deaminase gives MPLSRPRRGILTDRAIKRAHRTGELTITPFEPALVRPAAISLRLGHEAFALESTGTVDIADRSTYPDLRPKELDAEGRLSVEPGEVVLAPTLEKIGLSEKLAGLVDGTSDYARLGISVVLCGQVSPGFGSEKGAVLTLEIVNHLRHPVLLHPGARICNLMLFASTGSDQPYGTLPHNYSSDHNVAPSRLADHVGRN, from the coding sequence ATGCCGCTGAGCCGGCCGCGCCGCGGCATCCTGACCGACCGGGCCATCAAACGCGCGCACCGCACCGGGGAGCTCACGATCACCCCGTTCGAGCCCGCCCTCGTCCGCCCCGCCGCGATCAGCCTGCGGCTCGGGCACGAGGCGTTCGCGCTGGAATCGACCGGCACCGTCGACATCGCCGACCGGAGCACCTATCCGGATCTCCGGCCGAAGGAACTCGACGCCGAAGGACGGCTGAGCGTCGAGCCCGGCGAGGTCGTCCTCGCGCCGACGCTGGAGAAGATCGGGCTTTCGGAGAAGCTCGCCGGCCTCGTCGACGGCACGAGCGACTACGCGCGGCTCGGCATCAGCGTCGTCCTTTGTGGACAGGTCAGCCCCGGCTTCGGCAGTGAGAAGGGCGCCGTGCTGACCTTGGAGATCGTGAACCACCTGCGGCATCCGGTACTGCTGCATCCCGGGGCGCGGATCTGCAACCTGATGCTGTTCGCCTCCACCGGGAGCGACCAGCCCTACGGCACGCTGCCGCACAACTATTCCAGCGACCACAACGTGGCCCCGTCCCGATTGGCGGATCATGTCGGCCGTAACTGA
- a CDS encoding DUF998 domain-containing protein, which yields MTTPQVTARSPLALLAAVVSVAGGALLILLLQVLPATSDISPVRRTISEYALSENKWIFDVAVLLVAFGSAIGFGALIRRKHLPALSAASAFCALWTVSLVVIVAFPKNNWAIGPSTGGTVHRIASVVAFVCLPLAVWFAAKAVFPSSPARRVVTRVLAVAALAWFGVILGAIVVSMNGGEPWWRAIPLGLVERAMALTGLIALASLLIPARVVTAPVTEQAEALEIAS from the coding sequence ATGACGACGCCCCAGGTCACCGCCCGGTCACCGCTGGCCCTGCTGGCCGCCGTGGTCTCCGTCGCCGGCGGAGCGCTGCTGATCCTGTTGCTGCAGGTCCTCCCCGCCACCAGCGACATCAGCCCGGTCCGCCGCACCATCAGCGAATACGCGCTCAGCGAGAACAAGTGGATCTTCGACGTCGCGGTCCTGCTGGTCGCGTTCGGCTCGGCGATCGGCTTCGGCGCGCTGATCCGCCGCAAGCACCTCCCCGCCCTGTCCGCGGCGTCGGCCTTCTGCGCGCTCTGGACGGTGAGCCTGGTGGTGATCGTGGCGTTCCCCAAGAACAACTGGGCGATCGGGCCGAGCACCGGCGGGACGGTGCACCGGATCGCGAGCGTCGTCGCCTTCGTCTGCCTGCCGCTGGCCGTGTGGTTCGCGGCGAAAGCCGTCTTCCCCTCCTCCCCCGCGCGGCGCGTCGTGACCCGGGTGCTCGCGGTGGCGGCACTGGCCTGGTTCGGCGTGATCCTCGGGGCGATCGTGGTCTCGATGAACGGCGGCGAGCCCTGGTGGCGCGCGATCCCGCTCGGGCTGGTCGAACGCGCGATGGCGCTGACCGGGCTGATCGCGCTGGCGTCTCTGCTCATCCCCGCGCGGGTGGTCACCGCCCCGGTGACCGAGCAGGCCGAAGCCCTGGAGATCGCGTCCTGA